From Parasteatoda tepidariorum isolate YZ-2023 chromosome 1, CAS_Ptep_4.0, whole genome shotgun sequence, one genomic window encodes:
- the LOC107449947 gene encoding uncharacterized protein has product MPNINNPKRKVDQSMEFSSNKKLRIDVSKNDGLFSDDHMPDEVFPIGNDVFVKATTYRGFVTVHLRQYKKYCKIYYPTTEGITLRPWWIEYIMGRKRVPETKGELPGGLYPPEKEIQISTTVLDLMYKNVNLLDAFKTFCETPIEKALPSSLDKSLGEEFLLKTLKKSICDILIENGMKEPTRLAEELFGNRIETFNSFAFSLEVMELAEHFYSKLWDSQKSLLLKPVNYVTEEFFENLNLPLMLREAREYMCPSDTFEYFEXKLESMCVLVNGTLTFEENLADLIAIELIEKAVHLLRDEFSPTCVPEFPYSTRQLYYILITQLWCETEMVEMDLEDKHAAARFRMTGIMQNAEEFSEAFQCDDFSFMNPKVKCSFFK; this is encoded by the exons ATGCCTAACATTAATAATCCTAAAAGAAAAGTAGACCAATCTATGGAATTTTCTTCAAACAAGAAGTTAAGAATCGATGTTTCAAAA AACGATGGATTATTTAGCGACGACCACATGCCCGATGAAGTGTTTCCGATAGGCAACGATGTTTTTGTTAAGGCAACTACCTATCGCGGTTTTGTTACCGTCCACCTACGTCAATAcaagaaatattgtaaaatttattatccaaCAACTGAAGGAATTACACTTAGGCCATGGTGGATTGAGTATATCATGGGTCGCAAAAGAGTTCCGGAAACAAAAGGTGAATTACCTGGTGGACTCTACCCACCCGAAAAGGAAATTCAAATCTCAA ctacaGTGTTGGATCTTATGTATAAGAACGTGAACCTTTTAGACgcttttaaaactttctgtGAAACTCCTATTGAAAAAGCTTTACCAAGTTCTTTGGATAAAAGTCTTGGAGAAGAGTTCCTGcttaaaactctaaaaaaatctatttgtgacattttgattgaaaatggtATGAAAGAACCGACTAGACTTGCTGAAGAACTGTTTGGCAACCGCAtagaaacttttaattcttttgcttTTTCTCTCGAGGTAATGGAATTGGctgaacatttttattctaagttaTGGGACAGTCAAAAGTCTTTATTATTGAAACCTGTTAACTATGTTACTgaggaattttttgaaaatttaaatttacctcTTATGTTAAGAGAAGCTAGAGAGTACATGTGTCCTAGTGATACTTTTGAATATTTCGAAGANAAGCTAGAGAGTATGTGTGTCCTA GTTAATGGTACGTTAACTTTCGAAGAAAATCTTGCAGATTTGATTGCTATTGAACTTATTGAAAAg gcTGTTCACTTGCTAAGGGATGAATTTTCACCAACTTGTGTGCCTGAATTCCCTTACTCGACAAGACAATTATATTACATCTTAATCACACAG ctctgGTGTGAAACTGAAATGGTAGAAATGGATCTTGAAGATAAGCATGCTGCTGCAAGATTTAG GATGACTGGAATTATGCAAAATGCTGAAGAATTTTCAGAAGCTTTCCAATGTGATGATTTCAGCTTTATGAATCCAAAAGTGAaatgctcattttttaaataa